A genomic segment from Candidatus Korarchaeum cryptofilum OPF8 encodes:
- a CDS encoding argininosuccinate synthase gives MSYNVSKVVLAYSGGLDTTVAIKWFEEQGIEVVTFTAELGQGAELDEIERRAYEAGSSKHYSLNLIDEFADVYVAPAIMANALYEGEYPISSSLSRPLIASKLVEIAEREGADAVAHGCTSKGNDQIRFDVTVRSLNPELKVIAPTRIWRWTRKQELEYAASRGLRIPESHKKYSIDSNIWGRSIEGGAVEEPWNEPPEDAFEWTSPPERAPNEPEYIEIGFDMGVPVALNGEKMKLSDLVMKLNSIAGKHGVGRIDHMESRVIGFKSREVYEAPAAITLIKAHKDLEKAILTRRELSFKEIADREWTNLVYEGLWGEPLRESLQELIKGMNKYVCGEVRLKLFKGRLSVVGRRSDYMLYDLKIAGYDEGWYPTDEEARGFINAWGLYSVMARAVRRNVQEAWVGGSERLAH, from the coding sequence TTGAGCTATAACGTCTCCAAGGTAGTTCTGGCATATTCGGGAGGCCTCGATACCACTGTAGCGATAAAATGGTTCGAGGAACAGGGAATCGAGGTGGTCACTTTCACAGCGGAGCTAGGGCAAGGGGCTGAGTTGGATGAGATAGAGAGGAGGGCCTATGAAGCCGGATCCTCGAAGCACTACAGCCTCAATCTAATAGATGAGTTCGCTGATGTTTACGTAGCACCGGCCATAATGGCCAATGCATTGTATGAGGGCGAGTACCCCATTTCCAGCTCCCTATCTAGGCCCCTCATAGCTTCAAAGCTGGTTGAGATAGCCGAGAGGGAGGGAGCTGATGCCGTTGCTCATGGCTGCACATCCAAGGGGAACGATCAGATCAGGTTCGATGTCACCGTAAGATCCCTCAATCCCGAGCTCAAGGTAATAGCCCCCACTAGGATATGGAGGTGGACTAGGAAGCAGGAATTGGAATATGCTGCATCCAGGGGTCTGAGGATCCCTGAGAGCCATAAGAAGTACTCAATAGATTCCAACATCTGGGGGAGGAGCATAGAGGGCGGAGCTGTGGAGGAGCCCTGGAATGAGCCGCCCGAGGATGCTTTCGAGTGGACCTCCCCTCCGGAGAGGGCTCCCAATGAACCCGAGTATATAGAGATAGGATTCGATATGGGCGTTCCAGTCGCTTTGAATGGCGAGAAGATGAAGCTCAGCGATCTCGTGATGAAGCTGAACTCTATAGCTGGGAAGCACGGAGTGGGGAGGATAGATCATATGGAGAGCAGGGTCATCGGATTTAAGAGCAGGGAGGTTTATGAAGCCCCCGCTGCTATCACACTGATAAAGGCTCACAAGGACCTTGAGAAGGCTATTTTGACGAGAAGAGAGCTCTCATTTAAGGAAATAGCTGATAGGGAATGGACTAATTTGGTGTATGAGGGACTCTGGGGCGAGCCTCTGAGGGAGAGCCTCCAGGAGCTTATAAAAGGCATGAATAAGTATGTATGCGGTGAAGTGAGGCTGAAGTTGTTCAAGGGAAGGCTTTCTGTCGTTGGAAGGAGATCCGATTATATGCTGTACGACCTGAAGATCGCTGGCTATGATGAGGGGTGGTATCCTACTGACGAGGAGGCCAGGGGGTTCATCAACGCGTGGGGTTTATATTCAGTGATGGCGAGGGCAGTGAGGAGGAATGTACAGGAAGCCTGGGTTGGGGGATCAGAGCGATTGGCTCACTGA